One Archangium violaceum genomic window, ACCCGGGGCGGCCCTGCTCCTCGAGCCCAGCAGCCGGGCCCTGGAGACGCTGCACGGGCGGCAGAACCTGATCGGACTGGGCAGTGCCGGGCACGGCAACCTCTGGGACGCGCTGTCCGCCGCCCTCGTCACGGCATTGGGGGCCGCGCGGGGCTCGCGCCTGGTGGATCCGGACGGCGTGCTGGTGCAGCTCTTCTCGGAGGGTCCGGCCGAGCTGTGCTCTCGTCTCTTCGGCGTGCCCTCTGGCGCGGTGGAGGAGGGGCGCCTCGCGGACCTGGTGGTGTTCGACTGCGTGCCCGCGCTGGACAAGGACAGCGGGCAGGCCCCGCATCTGCTCGGGCAGGTCAGCCGCTCCCGGGTGGCGTGGAACATCGTCGGGGGCCGCGTCACCGTGCGCGAGGGGCAGGTGCTCGGCGTGGACGAGGTGGAGCTGGCGAACGAGGCCGCCCGCGTCCTCACCGACGTCTGGGCGCGTGCCCGTGTCCCGGAGGCCGAGGTCGCCCAGGGCCCGGCGCGCCGAGGATGAGCCCTCATGCCTCCGCCCTGGCGGACGTCCTCCGTCAGGCCCGCGAGCGGCGCGCCCTGCTGCGGGAGGATCCACGGACCACCGCCTTCCGGCTCGTCAACGGCGAGCCCGATGGTGTCCCCGACGTGACGGTGGACGTCTTCGAGTACCTCCACGTGGTGAGCCTCTACCGTGACTTCTCTCCGGCCGAGGAGCAGGCGCTGCTCGACGCCATCGAGTCCGCGTGGGCGCCACGCAGCGTGTACCTCAAGCGGCGGCCGAAGGAGGCGCGCCACCTGGCCAATGTGGCGAAGGAGCAGCTCGCCCCCGAGCAGGCCGCGCGCGGTGAGTCGTTGGAGTCGCTGGTGGCGCTGGAGAACGGGCTGCGCTTCCTCATCCGTCCGGGCCAGGGCCTGTCGGTGGGCCTCTACCTGGACATGCGCGACACGCGGGCGTGGCTGGCCGGGGAGGTGCGCGGCCTCACCGTGCTCAACCTCTTCTCGTACACCTGCGGCTTCGGCGTGGCGGCCACCTCGGGCGGGGCGAAGCGGGTGCTCAACCTCGACGCCAGCCGCCGCGTGCTGGAGTGGGGGGAGGAGAACGCCCGCCTCAATGGCCAGCCGGTGGATCGCTACGACTACGTGGCGGGGGATGTCTTCGACTGGCTCGGCCGGCTGGAGCGCAAGGGGGAGACGTTCGACGTCGTGGTGACGGATCCGCCCTCCTTCGCCACGACGCGCACCAGCCGCTTCTCCGCCGCCCGGGACTACGCCTCCCTGGCCGAGGCCGCCGCCAGGGTGGTTGCCCCCGGTGGCCGGCTGGTGGCGTGCTGCAACCTCGCCACGCTGGCTTCCCGCCGCTTCGAGGCCATGGTGACGGAGGGGGTGTCCCGGGCTGGACGCCGGGGCCGGGGAGTGCTCGACCTGGGCCCCTCTCCGGTGGACTTCCCGGCCTCTCCCGCGCACCCGGCCGCCCTCAAGGTGCGGGTGCTCGAGCTGCCTTGAGTCCGTTCAGGCGGTCGTCAGGCGCCTGAGCAGCTCGCCCAGCTCGTCGAAGTCGAGGGGCTTCACGAGGTGGGCATCGAAGCCCGCCTCGCTCGAGTGTTTCCGGTCCGACTCCTGGCCATAGCCTGTCACGGCGACGAGCCGGAGGCCCGGAGTCGGCTGTTGCTGGCGCAGCAGGCGGGCCAGCTCGTAGCCGTCCATGACGGGCAGGCCAATGTCCAGCAAGGCCACCTGGGGCTGGAACGCCGCGGCGATCCGCAGGGCGCTCGGGCCGTCATAGGCGACTCGGGTCTCACACTCCAGGAGCTCGAGTGACTCGGCGAGGATGTCGGCGGCGTCCTTGTTGTCGTCGACGATCAGGATTCGAGTGGGCACGGTGTCCCTCCCTGACTGTTTCGATTCGACCCCCGATGAACCGGTCACGGCCTGGACGGCGCCCGCATCCACCCGGGGCAACCGGACGGTGAACTCGCTGCCGCGACCCTCCCCGTCGCTGTGCACGCTCACGTGGCCCCCGTGGAGCGCGACCATGCTCCGGACGATGGCGAGCCCGAGCCCGAGTCCGCCCTGGGACCTGTCCAGTGCCTGGCGCTCCTGGACGAAGAGCTCGAAGACCCTGGGCAATGTCTCGGGCGAAATGCCCGTGCCGTTGTCACGAACCTTGACGACCACCTCGGCGCTCTCGAGCTCGCCGACCAGTGAGATCCGGCCTCTGGGCTCTGTGTACTTCGCGGCATTCGTCAACAGGTTGGAGAAGACCTGGGCGAGCCGGGTCGGGTCCGCATCCAGCCTCAAGCCGTGCCGCGGCACCTCCACCGTCAGCGTGTGCTCGCGCTGCTCGATCAAGGGGCTGGCCAGCTCGATGGCCTTCGCCACCACCTCGGCCAGTTCGATCCGCTCCCGCTTGAGCTCGACCTTTCCCCGGGTCACTCGCGACACGTCGAGCAGGTCATCCACCAGCCGGATGAGGTGATGGACCTGTCGCTCGATGAGGGTGCGCTCCCGCTCCATCGCGCCACCGCCCCGCAGCCGCATCAGATGCAGTGCGGTCAGGATGGGAGCCAGGGGATTGCGCAGCTCGTGGCCGAGCATGGCGAGGAACTCGTCCTTGGCGCGGTTCGCGGACTCCGCCTCACGCCGGGCGTTCGCCAGCTCCGTCACCTCGAAGGCGACGGCCACGATGCCCTCCACCTGGCCCTCGTCATCGAGCATCGGCTGGTAGACGAAGTCGAAGAAGCACTCCTGCGGCACTCCCTGCGCGTCGCGGTTGAGCAGCATGCGCACGGACCTGCCGATGAAGGGCTCACCCGACGCGAACACCTGGTCCAACAGCTCGAAGATGCCCTGGGAGGCCAGCTCCGGGAGTGCCTCGCGGACGCCCCGGCCCAGGATCGAGCGGTTCGAGATGAGCTGGAGATAGCTCGCGTTCGCGAACTCGAACACATGGTGCGGGCCGCGTACGATCGCGATGCCCACGGGCGCGTGCTGGAACACCCGGGCGAGCCGCTGGCTGTGCTCCTCCTCGAGGCTCCGCAGTCTGGCCCGCGCGAGCTGCGCCTCGACGCGTGCCACCAGCTCTCGGGCCGAGAAGGGCTTCACGAGATAGTCGTTCGCGCCCGCCCGGAGCCCCTCCACCTGGGCCTCCTCGCCAGCCCGCGCCGAGAGGGCGATGACGGGGATGTTCCGGGTGTGTTCGTCGGCGCGCAGCTCCCGCAGGAGGCCGAAGCCATCCAGGTTCGGCATCATGATGTCGGTGAGCACGAGGTCCGGGCGCCGCTCGCGGATGGCCTGGAGCGCGGCCACGCCGTCTCCCACCGTCTCCACCGCCCAGCGAGTGGAGAGGAGCCGGCCCACGTACTCACGCATGTCGGCATTGTCATCGGCGAGCAGGATGCGGGCACCGGCGGCGATATCCAGGACCGGGGGCTCGGCGGAGCCCAGCGTCGAGGTCTCCACGGCCGGCACCTCGTGGGTGTCTCCTGGCAGCCAGCGCAGGGCCTCGTTCACGTAGGGCGCGGTACCGAGTGCCGTGGAGACCTGGGAGCGCACGGCGGTCACCCGCTCCCTGGGGAGGTGCGCCGTCCCGGCCGGAATGCCGAGGGTGAACGTCGTCCCCTGGCCCGACGTGCTCTCGACGGCGAGGGTGCCTCCATGCAGGCGGACCAGCTCGTGCACCAGGGCCAGGCCGATGCCCGAGCCCTCGTGTGTCCGCGCGCGGGCGCCCTGGACGCGATGGAAGCGCTCGAAGATGTGCGGCAGCTCGTGTTCGGGGATGCCGATCCCCGTGTCGGAGACCCGAAGCTCGACGCGGTCCCCCTTCCATTGCTGCCAGACGCGGATCTCCCCCTCGAACGTGAACTTCAACGCGTTCGAGAGCAGGTTCAGGACGATCTTCTCCCACATGTCCTGGTCGACGTAGACGTGCTCCGGGAGGGGCGGGCAGTGGACCTCGAACGACAGCCCCGCGCGTTCGATCGCGGAGCGGAAGGCGCTCGCGAGCCCGGCCGTCAGCTCCGCGAGGTCCACCGGCTCATACGAGGCCTGGATGCGGCCGGCTTCGATGCGCGCGAAGTCGAGCAATGAGTTGACGAGCTTCAGCAGCCGGAGCTCGTTGCGGTGAACGGTCTCCAGGTTCTCGCCCGTGAGCGCTCGGGCCGGGGAGGCGAGTGCGTCCTCCGTGGGTCCGAGCATCAGCGTCAGGGGCGTGCGGAACTCGTGGCTGACGTTGCTGAAGAACGCGGTCTTCGCCCGGTCGAGCTCCGCCAGTGCTTCCGCGCGTTCACGCTCCTCCTCGTAGGCCCGCGCGTTCGCGATCGCGGTCACCACCTGATCCGCGGTCAGCCGGAAGAGTCCCAGGTAGCGTTCATCGAGGACGCGACGGGGACTGGCCCCGGCGACCAGGAACCCATACGGATGGGGCTGACCGGGCCGTGACAAGGGGAGGACCACCGCCCGCTCCGGGTGGAGTCCCGAGCGGCCCGCTGGGAGGCGGCCGAAGCGCTCCGAGAGCTTGTCGACGATGACCTCTCGCCCCGTACGCGCCGCCTCGGCGAAGGGCCAGCCGTCGAGGGATTCGGTCGTGGGAGCGAACGGCACGCGGAAGAGATTGGCCGGGCCCTCGTAGGTTTCGAGCCCGCTCGTGCTGACGCGCAGGAGCTCGCTGGCGTCCGCGTTCAGGAGATAGAGGAGCGCGAACGGCAGGTCGGCGTCATTGGCCGAGAGGATGCCCGCCGCCGCGTGGCAGGCCTGCTCCACGGACTTCTTGTCGGCGGACCGGGCCGCGAGATCGCGCAACATCCGCAGCTGCCGGTTGTCCTGCACCTGCTCGGTCGTCTCCTGCACCGTCACGAGGACGCCGCCGACCCGCCCGTCCTCGGCGGGGACGGGG contains:
- a CDS encoding class I SAM-dependent rRNA methyltransferase; the protein is MSPHASALADVLRQARERRALLREDPRTTAFRLVNGEPDGVPDVTVDVFEYLHVVSLYRDFSPAEEQALLDAIESAWAPRSVYLKRRPKEARHLANVAKEQLAPEQAARGESLESLVALENGLRFLIRPGQGLSVGLYLDMRDTRAWLAGEVRGLTVLNLFSYTCGFGVAATSGGAKRVLNLDASRRVLEWGEENARLNGQPVDRYDYVAGDVFDWLGRLERKGETFDVVVTDPPSFATTRTSRFSAARDYASLAEAAARVVAPGGRLVACCNLATLASRRFEAMVTEGVSRAGRRGRGVLDLGPSPVDFPASPAHPAALKVRVLELP
- a CDS encoding ATP-binding protein, whose protein sequence is MLETHPDVAGAPDSAKSHLAGGGEMGALVRAMDWSKTPLGPVSGWPTSLKTMAGVVLRNQFPMLLWWGPDLVQIYNDGYRPIHGEKHPSCLGAPAASVWSEIWDVIGPMAHGVRDGGPATWNEHFLLLINRRGFPEETFHTFSYSPVPAEDGRVGGVLVTVQETTEQVQDNRQLRMLRDLAARSADKKSVEQACHAAAGILSANDADLPFALLYLLNADASELLRVSTSGLETYEGPANLFRVPFAPTTESLDGWPFAEAARTGREVIVDKLSERFGRLPAGRSGLHPERAVVLPLSRPGQPHPYGFLVAGASPRRVLDERYLGLFRLTADQVVTAIANARAYEEERERAEALAELDRAKTAFFSNVSHEFRTPLTLMLGPTEDALASPARALTGENLETVHRNELRLLKLVNSLLDFARIEAGRIQASYEPVDLAELTAGLASAFRSAIERAGLSFEVHCPPLPEHVYVDQDMWEKIVLNLLSNALKFTFEGEIRVWQQWKGDRVELRVSDTGIGIPEHELPHIFERFHRVQGARARTHEGSGIGLALVHELVRLHGGTLAVESTSGQGTTFTLGIPAGTAHLPRERVTAVRSQVSTALGTAPYVNEALRWLPGDTHEVPAVETSTLGSAEPPVLDIAAGARILLADDNADMREYVGRLLSTRWAVETVGDGVAALQAIRERRPDLVLTDIMMPNLDGFGLLRELRADEHTRNIPVIALSARAGEEAQVEGLRAGANDYLVKPFSARELVARVEAQLARARLRSLEEEHSQRLARVFQHAPVGIAIVRGPHHVFEFANASYLQLISNRSILGRGVREALPELASQGIFELLDQVFASGEPFIGRSVRMLLNRDAQGVPQECFFDFVYQPMLDDEGQVEGIVAVAFEVTELANARREAESANRAKDEFLAMLGHELRNPLAPILTALHLMRLRGGGAMERERTLIERQVHHLIRLVDDLLDVSRVTRGKVELKRERIELAEVVAKAIELASPLIEQREHTLTVEVPRHGLRLDADPTRLAQVFSNLLTNAAKYTEPRGRISLVGELESAEVVVKVRDNGTGISPETLPRVFELFVQERQALDRSQGGLGLGLAIVRSMVALHGGHVSVHSDGEGRGSEFTVRLPRVDAGAVQAVTGSSGVESKQSGRDTVPTRILIVDDNKDAADILAESLELLECETRVAYDGPSALRIAAAFQPQVALLDIGLPVMDGYELARLLRQQQPTPGLRLVAVTGYGQESDRKHSSEAGFDAHLVKPLDFDELGELLRRLTTA